A genome region from Gopherus flavomarginatus isolate rGopFla2 chromosome 9, rGopFla2.mat.asm, whole genome shotgun sequence includes the following:
- the FLII gene encoding protein flightless-1 homolog isoform X2 → MTSLRWLKLNRTGLCYLPEELSSLQKLEHLSVSHNNLTTLHGELSGLPCLRAIVARANSLKNSGVPDDIFQLDDLSVLDLSYNQLTECPRDLENAKNMLVLNLGHNSIDNIPNQLFINLTDLLYLDLSENKLESLPPQMRRLVHLQTLILNNNPLLHAQLRQLPAMTALQTLHLRNTQRTQSNLPTSLEGLTNLADMDLACNELSRVPECLYTLSSLRRLNLSSNQISELSLCIDQWTQLETLNLSRNQLTSLPSAICKLTKLKKLYLNSNKLDFDGIPSGIGKLTSLEEFMAANNNLELIPESLCRCTKLKKLVLNKNRLVTLPEAVHFLTDVEILDVRENPNLVMPPKPVDKTSEWYNIDFSLQNQLRLAGASPATVAAAAAGSGTKDPTARKMRLRRRKDSAAQDDQAKQVLKGMSDVAQEKNKKLEENGDMKYTDPKTRRWDQSLEKPQLSYSDFFTEDVGQIPGVSVWQIENFVPTLVDEAFNGKFYEADCYIVLKTFLDDSSSLTWEIYYWIGQEATLDKKASAAIHAVNLRNYLGAQCRTIREEMGDESDEFSQVFNHEISYIEGGSASGFYTVEDAQYITRLYRVYGKKNIKLEPVTLKAASLDPRFVFLLDNGLEISVWRGTQATLSSTTKARLFAEKINKNERKGKAEITLLSQSQEPPEFWEVLGGRPEEIKANVPDDFQPAKPKLYKVGLGLGYLELPQINYKLSVEHQKRLKVDLLPEMRLLQSLLDTKAVYILDCWSDVFIWVGRKSPRLVRAAALKLGQELCSMLHRPRHAMVIRNLEGTECQVFKSKFKNWDDVLKVDYTRNAESVLQAKGLAGKVKKDAEKKDQMKADLTALFLPRQPPMALTEAEQLMEEWNEDLDGMEGFVLEGKKFARLPEEEFGHFHTQDCYVFLCRYWVPVEYEDEAEKKKTSGGKGDGEGGEEDEEEEEEEKQPEEDFQCIVYFWQGREASNMGWLTFTFSLQKKFESLFPGKLEVVRMTQQQENPKFLSHFKRKFIIHKGKRKSKDNNLQPSLYHVRTNGSALCTRCIQINTDSCLLNSEFCFILKVPFESTDNQGIVYTWVGRAADPEEAKLAEEIMNHMFDDSYSKQVINEGEEPENFFWVGIGGQKAYDEDADYMKYSRLFRCSNEKGYFSVSEKCSDFCQDDLADDDIMLLDNGREVYMWVGTQTSQVEIKLSLKACQVYIQHMRSKAAEHPRKLRLVRKGNEPHPFTRCFHAWGVFRKPPA, encoded by the exons CATCGATAACATCCCCAACCAGCTGTTCATCAACCTGACGGACCTGCTATACCTGGACCTGAGCGAGAACAAGCTGGAGAGCCTGCCGCCGCAGATGAGGCGTCTGGTGCACCTGCAGACTCTGATCCTGAACAACAACCCGCTGCTGCACGCCCAGCTCAG GCAGCTCCCTGCAATGACCGCTCTGCAGACCCTGCACCTGAGGAACACGCAGCGCACTCAGAGCAATCTGCCCACCAGCCTGGAGGGCCTCACCAACCTCGCAG ACATGGACCTGGCCTGCAACGAGCTGAGCCGGGTCCCCGAGTGCCTCTACACCCTCTCCAGCCTCCGCCGTCTCAACCTTAGCAGCAACCAGATCTCCGAGCTCTCGCTCTGCATCGACCAGTGGACCCAGCTGGAGACCCTCAATCTGTCACGGAACCAGCTCACGTCGCTGCCC TCTGCCATCTGCAAGCTGACCAAGCTGAAGAAACTCTACCTAAACTCCAACAAGCTGGACTTCGATGGCATTCCCTCTGGCATTGGCAAACTGACCAGCCTGGAGGAGTTCATGGCAGCCAACAACAACCTGGAGCTGATCCCTGAGAGCCTGTGCAG GTGCACGAAGCTGAAGAAGCTGGTGCTGAACAAGAACCGCCTGGTCACCCTGCCAGAGGCTGTTCATTTCCTGACGGATGTCGAG ATCCTGGACGTCCGGGAGAACCCCAACCTGGTGATGCCCCCCAAGCCAGTGGACAAAACCTCTGAGTGGTACAACATCGACTTCTCCCTGCAGAACCAGCTGCGCCTGGCTGGCGCCTCACCCGCCACCGtcgcagcagctgcagcag GGAGCGGCACGAAGGACCCCACGGCCCGCAAGATGCGACTTCGCCGGCGCAAGGACTCGGCAGCACAGGACGATCAGGCCAAGCAGGTGTTGAAGGGGATGTCAGACGTGGCTCAGGAGAAGAACAAGAAACTGGAG gagaatggggacatgaaATACACGGATCCGAAGACGCGCCGCTGGGACCAGAGCCTGGAGAAGCCCCAGCTCAGCTACTCGGATTTCTTCACGGAGGACGTGGGGCAGATCCCCGGCGTCTCCGTCTGGCAGATCGAGAACTTCGTGCCCACGCTGGTGGACGAGGCCTTCAACGGGAAGTTCTACGAAGCCGACTGCTACATTGTGCTGAAG ACGTTCCTGGACGACAGCAGCTCCTTGACCTGGGAGATCTACTACTGGATCGGGCAGGAGGCCACGCTGGACAAGAAGGCCAGCGCCGCCATCCATGCCGTCAACCTGCGCAACTACCTGGGGGCCCAGTGCCGCACCATCCGGGAGGAGATGGGGGACGAGAGTGACGAATTCAGCCAG GTGTTCAACCACGAGATCTCCTACATCGAGGGGGGCTCAGCCAGCGGCTTCTACACCGTCGAGGACGCGCAGTACATCACCAG GCTGTATCGCGTCTATGGGAAAAAGAATATTAAGCTGGAGCCTGTGACGCTTAAGGCTGCTTCGCTGGACCCCCG GTTCGTCTTCCTCCTGGACAACGGCCTTGAGATCTCCGTGTGGAGGGGGACCCAGGCCACGCTGAGCAGCACCACCAAAGCCAG GCTTTTTGCTGAGAAGATCAACAAGAATGAGCGGAAGGGGAAGGCGGAGATCACGCTCCTGAGCCAGAGCCAGGAGCCACCCGAGttctgggaggtgctggggggccgGCCTGAGGAGATCAAGGCCAACGTCCCGGACGACTTCCAGCCAGCCAAGCCCAAGCTGTATAAG GTCGGCCTGGGGCTGGGCTACCTGGAGCTGCCCCAGATCAACTACAAGCTCTCAGTGGAGCACCAGAAGCGGCTCAAGGTGGACCTGCTGCCGGAGATGCGACTG ctgcagagcctgctcGACACCAAGGCCGTGTACATCCTCGACTGCTGGTCCGACGTCTTCATCTGGGTGGGCAGGAAGTCCCCGCGCCTGGTGCGGGCGGCGGCCCTCaagctggggcaggagctgtgcagCATGTTGCACCGGCCCAGGCATGCCATGGTCATCCGCAACCTGGAGGGCACCGAGTGCCAG GTGTTCAAGTCCAAATTCAAGAACTGGGACGACGTGCTGAAGGTGGACTACACCCGCAACGCGGAGAGCGTGCTGCAGGCCAAGGGGCTGGCCGGCAAGGTGAAGAAAGACGCTGAGAAGAAGGATCAGATGAAGGCTGACCTGACGGCGCTGTTCCTGCCCCGCCAGCCCCCCATGGCCCTGACGGAG GCGGAGCAGCTGATGGAGGAGTGGAATGAGGACCTGGACGGCATGGAGGGCTTTGTCCTGGAGGGCAAGAAATTTGCTCGCCTGCCCGAAGAGGAGTTCGGACACTTCCACACGCAGGATTGCTACGTCTTCCTGTGCAG GTACTGGGTGCCGGTGGAGTACGAGGACGAGGCGGAGAAGAAGAAGACGAGCGGTGGCAAAGGGGacggagagggaggggaggaggacgaggaggaagaggaggaggagaagcagccgGAGGAAGACTTCCAGTGCATCGTGTACTTCTGGCAGGGGCGCGAGGCCTCCAACATGGGCTGGCTCACCTTCACCTTCAGCCTGCAGAAGAAGTTCGAGAGCCTCTTCCCTGGCAAGCTGGAG GTTGTGCGCATGACCCAGCAGCAGGAGAACCCCAAGTTCCTGTCTCACTTCAAGAGGAAGTTCATTATCCACAAGGGCAAGAGGAAATCCAAGGACAACAACTTGCAGCCCAGCCTGTACCACGTCCGCACCAACGGCAGCGCCCTCTGCACCCG GTGCATCCAGATCAACACCGACTCCTGCCTGCTGAACTCAGAGTTCTGCTTCATCCTGAAG GTGCCGTTCGAGAGCACCGATAACCAAGGCATCGTCTATACCTGGGTGGGCCGGGCCGCCGACCCCGAGGAGGCCAAGCTAGCCGAGGAAATCATGAACCACATGTTCGACGATTCGTACAGCAAGCAG GTGATAAACGAGGGAGAGGAGCCAGAGAACTTTTTCTGGGTTGGCATCGGGGGCCAGAAGGCCTACGACGAAGATGCCGACTACATGAAGTACTCGCGACTGTTCAG GTGCTCCAACGAGAAGGGCTATTTCTCCGTGTCGGAGAAGTGCTCCGATTTCTGCCAGGATGACCTGGCGGACGACGACATCATGCTGCTGGACAACGGCCGAGAG GTTTACATGTGGGTGGGAACCCAGACAAGTCAGGTGGAAATCAAGCTGAGTTTGAAGGCTTGCCAG GTGTATATCCAGCACATGCGCTCGAAGGCAGCCGAGCACCCCCGGAAGCTGCGCCTGGTGCGGAAAGGCAACGAGCCCCATCCCTTCACCCGCTGCTTCCATGCCTGGGGTGTCTTCCGAAAGCCGCCTGCCTAA